Part of the Capsicum annuum cultivar UCD-10X-F1 chromosome 12, UCD10Xv1.1, whole genome shotgun sequence genome is shown below.
TTAATTATACAAACctcaaaataattacaaaaatcctctatctttttattttctgtCTCATTCCTCTTATACATCCAAAATCCTCTTATACATTAAAAAAAGAAGTAACTTTATCATTACTTTATATCTCTTTCTCATAATTTCTTCCCTCTTTTCTCTTATTAAACaattctttactttctctcttttctattcattttctctctctttttcatatGAAGAACATTTTTGAATGCATTTTTTCACGCTCAAATTCAAGCAATCGTATACTTAGAGGTTACCAATTTGTAagttatcaaatatttgttggaCTTATATACTTTTTTCcactaattttcaattttttttcaactttaccaaatcacaATCTGGTTAGTTTTTTGGTTGCATGTTTGTTTtctatgaaattaattattttgtaaatcCATTTTAGTGTGATAGttagataatataattttttctcatttattaaaagtctgatctttgtattttttattttaaagttgttagtTCTTATTCGGATTCCTAGATTGGTGCAAGTCTTATTCGGATTCTTCTTTGGATGCaggtttatttttatgaaattaccttCTTTTGCAATCCcattattttttttcagtttttttttcatataatacaagtCAGATGTTAACCAATGTATAATATCATATCATACATGTGAATcaatttatcatttttgaatgttgtttgcGTTCTTCATGTTCTTCAGATGTTGTTGAAAAAGACCATTCAAAAAGTGGTGGTTTgattcaaaaagaagaagaaagaagtgtGGTCTTTGTTTGTCTTAAAATATATTCTAACActtataaaagaagaaagaagaaaataagaatttgAAAAGTCTTGTTACCCAAAGGgtgggggggtggggtgggggggatACAGACTTTCAAAATAGCCAACAACCTTTCCAAAAAGGTGAAAGAAAGTCACAtcttgttgaaattgaaaaatagaaTCCAAGACATGTGAACCTAAAATATCATATCATACatgtaaaataatttatcatacaTGTGAACCAATATTATACATTCAAATGTTTACTGGAACGGTACAATTTCATTATACAATGATTTGAATGCATAACAACATATTATACAATCGCAAGTTTACTGGAATGGCAAAATTTTATTATACATAAGCTTTAATGTATGCTAGCATATTATACAAAAAGAGAGCAAatgtaatattgaaaattccCATAACCAactcaaaaatatttcaatattttgatatCCTAATTTTTGCAATCTTTAATAAGAAGCAAAGGAAACTCTCATGGAACAGTGTTATcggaatatttattttgattttagtagTACTGAAGAATGTAAGTATAGAAAATTTATTGCTTTTTGCTTTCCAGATCTTTAATCCAAGATTACAGAAAAAAATTGAtccaagatttaaaaaaaatcatatcatacATGTGAACCAATTTATCATTGAATGTTGTTTGTGTTCTTCATGTTCTTTAGAGGTTGTTGaagaaaatcattcaaaaagTGGTGGCTTgataaaaaaaaggaagaaagaagtgTGGTCTTTATATGTCTTAAAATATATTCCAATActtataaaagaagaaagaagaaaataagaatttaaaaagtCTTGTTTCCGAAAAGGGGGACAAAGATTTTCAAAAGAGTCAACAATCTTTCAAAAAAGGTGAAAGAAAGTCACATcttgttaaaatttaaaaataggatTCAAGGCTTGTAAACCTAGAAGATGATATCATACATGTAAAAGAATTTAGAGTAAATACATCATTACCCCTGATCTTGTTCGAAATTTGCAagaagacacctaaactttaacttcgacctattaccctatgattcttctttatttcgttgcaaacacaccattttgaccctctgcTTGTATACACGCACCACAGGCGCGTGAAAGAGTttgaatttgacttttttgaccaattaaaagctgtctcgtgtaaaataatttaatatataatttttattcttttttttttaaataatatttatttattatttaaaatttattacttTTTGCTTTCCAGATCTTTAATCcgatattacaaaaaaaaaaaaaagatccaagattacaaaaaaaaaaaaatttgatgtttaagaaaagctttgaaattcaaatatcatTTTGCAATCTTTGTTACGATAAGATTCCTTCAAGACCCACTTGCAATCTTTGTTATGACAAATCAGTACATAACTGcatcaatatataaaaattgaGTCAATGTAATAAACAAaactatttcaaataaaaatagatagaaaaaattGCAAATCCTGAAACTGCCCCAGATATATTATACATTTCTTTGAatgtataattaaatattataaattcatatttcaacataacacCTAACTATAAAATGGAAAAACATCACAacattttaaatcatattatcaTACATTTCTTTGACTGACACAGATTCATAATATATTGACAGTCATATATTTGTAGAggaaatttattgatttttgctTTCCAGATCTTGAAtccaagattaaaaaaaaaaattgatccaagattataaaaaaataaaataaaaaaaattgatgtttaagAAAAGATCTTCCTCTCAAATATCATTCACTATTATTATCCATCAAAAAGTTAAAGTAGCTAATTATTGCCATCAATTAAAGAAAAGCAAAGTAATTAATCATTTCAATTAcctcaaattaagaaaaaattattttatcatacattgaccaatgtataatatttgaaagAATGTATTAGTTATTTTGCAAAAATTAGGGAGAGAGAAAAGAGGAAAGGATTTGTGAAAATATTTTCATTAGGTTGCGTATATATGTGATTTGCccatgttattattgttattattaaagCTTATAGTTAAAGgtcttttatttaagaaaatatatattcgAATAAAAGcaaatttattaaacaaataattgTAATGAAAAATATCTTTACCTCATAACTTAACAAAATTTAACGCACGAACTTACTAAAAGATAATTCATAAAAGAatgacacataatttttttttaaaaaaatattcagtAAGTAATTATGGTCTTTAAATATTGGTAACAatgcaaagaaataaagaaagaaactaaattaaggaaataataaaaaatgtgcTGGTTTTATCACTATAAATACACTCTTAATGTTGAGACTCGACAtcacattttcttattttcgCAAATTAAAAATTTAGCTATGGCTGAAGTACCTTCATCCAACGCTGCAGTTTCTCCACCTGAAAAAAAGTTTCAGCTAGCGTGGTTGGACAGTGAACTTGCAAAATTAACCGGTCCTCAACTTGAAGAGCTGAAAAGGACCTTGGAGATCAAGCGGGAGGGAATTAATAGGCTGACCCTCCAGATGAAGGAGCGTGTTGTCAAATTTTCTTTTGACACTTTTGGAAAGTATCCTATTTGAGACATGCGATTTTATGCTGGCCATTTGAACCctgttaaaattttgaatttatgattcttaatattatgttttaataaatatcatgaatgaaatAATATTTGTGTCTTTTATTTGAGAGCAattttcataaatagatatagTTTGAGCCTATTTACTATACATAgtgatacttttcatatttatcaaatgtatgtgatacttttcatatacattttcaacatttatccACCATTATAGTGTCTCCTAGTCACAATGTTTAATATTACGGTATTGATTCTCCAGTTTAAACGATAGTATGCCAAGAATGTTTACATCGATTACGTTATAATGGGCATCGTTATCAAATATTGTGCTTCATATGAAGACCTCATTGTTCCTATTGCGAAACAACTAGAAATTATCGATACACTAATGAAATTTATAGTGACATTGGAATGAGACTATATGTTACGTTGAAGAAACATAACACTTTTTGTATGTATATCTTATGTATCACTACGATGGAGAAACTGTTAGGATACACTAATTTGGGAGAAATTGATACAGGACATGTCGAATGTATGAAAGGTGTTCTGAATTCATCTGATACAACTAGCACTGGTATCGTAACTTAATTTACCATAACTATTTAAAATTTCAATCCttataaataattacataaatcccTGATTTTATTTAAAAGCCCAGATACCTCACAGAAGAATGTGATGTATCCGTATAAAATTAAATCATGTATCTATAAGAATGTGATGTATACGGAGGAATATAATGTAGTTGTGAAAAATTAAGTGATATATCCGTGTAAAATTAAGTGATATAATCAGAAGATTGTGATGTATCCATGTGGATTAGATTaaacttttttaaataattttaaaaaaaattaaaatagagagtaattaatttcaaaatgattaaaatttatttCACTTTTACAAAAGTTAATGTCTTATATGGGGCTGCTAACATGTGTGCTAGTACTTTTGATGATACATTTATGGACTCGTTTGGTGATGGATTATTTCTACtttattccaaaaaaaatatttcattttatatatataaaaataatttggccataaaaatACTAACaatttaaagttgtatttggaaTTTAGAAAACAATTCAAtacttattttcattatttttactttttgaaaaaatcctaaattttattTTCCTAGATGGGTACAGGGCCAAGTGGGTGCTAGGGATATGTAGATTGGTTTTACACTTATGAGTTTTGGGGGTTTGGGGGGAGGGAGGccggggggtggggtggggtggggtgggggggagTGATTTTGTGTTTGTAATTATCTTTGTAATTATCGAGCTTATGGGAACTTAGCCAGATTATAATTTGATTATTGTTGTATCATTTGTATTAGAAATCGTAGTTGTATTATGATTATCGCTGACTCTTCCTTTTGAGTACTTTTGATAATCGATGATATCACATTTGCACTGTTCAGTTAAGTTGATTGTTGAGAAAATGCTCCATTTCTTAAATTCTTTATAATGTGGAAcctttttcactttaataatgtaaaataaaacgAATATCTACCTATATTTCAAAATGTTGTGATGGTGCATTTGGTTTGTACAAAAAGTTCTCCCTTTTCTCCTTAAACTTCGCTAgtatttgatcataaattttaaaaatttatctttaaatatctatttgatcatgaaatttgattaaattttaaaattttatctttaaatatttgtttcatcatgaaatttgattatattttaaaaaattattttcaaatatctgTTTAACTATGAAAATTTGATCAGGTTTtaaaattatatctttaaatATCTGTTTGATCATGAAATTTGATCAGATTCTAAAAATTTctctaaatatttgtttgatcatgaaatttcttcagattttaaaattttttcttcaaatatctatttgaccatgaaatttgatcaaattttatattttttttaaaatgtatctttgaccatgaaatttgattagattttaagatttatctttaaatatttatttaaccaTAAACTTTGATtggattataaaaatataatcttcaaatattttcaagttctCATATACTGGTTAGTCTATTGGCTCAGACCAGCCAGTCTAGTCTTTGAAACTTTCACTcacaaaacttttattttttttctaaataaaatgCATGTCTAAACTTAATGTCAAAttttaaaatctcaattttaaagTTTCAACTTCCAAATATATGATCAAGCGGGAGCTTTATATTCATTATTCAACCAAACactttcatatataaaatttaatgaaGAAAGTAAATATGAGACAAACTTTGAAACTAATagcaaaatattaattttctcgAGAAAAATGAGTCAAAAGATCCCCCAAGTTTCCAATTAAGAATAAGGGATAAGTGGATCCcataaatttgttaaaaaaaaaactaattttttttgaaCGGCTGAGATAGTTGTTGGACAATTACACTAGTTGTCTGAACAATTTCGTACGGTTGTTGAACAACTTGCGCAGTTATTGTACAACTACCAAAATTGTCGAACAACTGAAACAAGTTGTTGAGacgaaaaaacttaaaaaataaataaaaaattatccctcccacttaattaaaaaaacttgGAGGACTCCCACTCAactcccacccccacccctttTGTACCCACCCACTTCTCAAATTTTGGTTTATGATTTCTGATTCAACATATTTAACCTTTAGTtaataatatgtatatttttttatccttatgactatgaatcttcataactttgatagattttttttttcatttttatgaattctttattttaaatattcagtttaaataatttgtatcCTGCTCAGATCaataaataaagttttttaaTGAAACTTTATTCTTAGCTGGTCATGATTAAAAAACCACCGATTTCGTTTTGTGAGCTAGAAATGTCTGACTTATCAATTTATCTGATAAAACTTCTCGAGGCTCATGTTCTTGAGTGTCGAATGATTAAACTATCGACACATTATTTGTCTTGCAACTTCATATTCAACGGTAATATAATTCTAAAAATAATCTGGATATCACATATTTCCTAATTAAAAGGACCAAACTCGTATTTTCATTAATCAAAAATTACTTCccgtttgaaaaagaatgaccgactttctttttcatctcttttttttaaaaaatgactccttttctttttataacaataatttaatttcaactttgcaAGTGACATGTTTACGACTATaagattaaatgatattttgagacatttgatataactttaatttacAGCCACAAAATTCAgaattgttctttatttttttaaattttatgtcaaatcaaactaaattatttttttaagcggAGAGAGTAACTATTTATCTAGATATTCCAAGGAGCAATAAAACAAAACTTACtaccaaaaaataacaaatggACCGAAAGTGTcattatcaaattttcaaaatttcattttcaaacatcattttttctttaacttttctcCTCAACagctatttttcttttcttttttgttaaatattcTCCTTTTCCTACACAACGGTCGTATTCCCATCAAACACAAAATATAGCCGTTACACCCCACACCCACgcccacccccaccccctccaCTATATAGCCAAAAATCCTCATACTCTGTTCTTCACTTCACTTACAAAAACCTCAAAAAACTCTCAAAAATCCTCACCAATACAAAAATGGGGTTCACTAGTTATGCTGAAATCTCCGAATCTCTTCATCGTACTCGAAAATTCTTCCTTTTATGTAACTACATTCTTCTTGGTGCAGCTTCCAGTTGCATTTTCTTGACTCTTTCTCTTCGTCTTATCCCATCGTTAAGCGGTTTTTTCCTCATCCTTCTTCACATTTTCACCATTGGGGGCGCGGTTTTCGGGTGCTCTGCGGTTTCTACTAACTCAAGTATGGGGAAATGGTATGGACCTCATATGGTTTTTACAGTATTGACAGCGATATTACAGGGTTCTGTATTCGTGCTGATCTTTACGAGGACAGGTGATTTTCTTGGGAAGTTGAAGTCGTATGTAAGGGAGGAAGACGGTGAGATGATTTTGAGATTGGCAGGTGGATTGTGCGCATTGGTGTTTTGTCTTGAATGGGTTGTGCTTACCCTTGCATTTTTCTTGAAGTATTACGCGTATGTTGAAGGTGATGGTAATGTTGTTGGTGGATCAATTGCTATGAAGAGAAGTGCTAAAGTTCAGGATGAAGAAGATATCAAGAATTGGCCATGGCCATTTCAAGTTTAAGTAGTATGTAATTGGTTTTTTCTTGGAGGtggggtgtgggtgtgggtgtggggtGGGGGTTGTAAAAGCTATATATATATCATAGCTTCAAtgatttattcattcatttggtcaTTTTCTTTGTTGGGGTGTGTGAGTTTTTATTTGttctatcatatatatatatatgttctctTTGTGTATTAAGGAAAATGAAAATGCAATGTTTTGTTTATTTTGCTCCTTTTTAGGATTGACGAATCAgtgttatttctatttctatttttgtctCTTTGTGTCCCCCTTTGAATCGAACTTTTCCTTTATCATAATGGTTGAAGCAATTGAAAATGCAATGTTTTGCTACTGTTTTCTATATTATCTGTCTAACAAGCTtatgaaaaaatcataaataaaaagtaGTTACTAACAACTCCACTTAAGAATTTGAAACTCTACAAAAACTTAttgtaaaatgataaaaaaaatgcaaTTATTGAGGTGGGGGATGTcagtaactatatatatatagtgcaaaatatagtaactactcttaattataaatatagtgcaaaacaaaaaaaatatattaaaatagaaaaGGCTACACTTGTTTTCATATATATAGTGCAAATAAAAATGGCGACAGCTATTTAAGAATAACAAAGTTTGGTAAAACACAAAAAGCGCCTCCCCAGAAGATTTATTTTTTCGGATAATTGAGAAGAGTGAAAGAAGAGACCCtgaaatcaaatcaattaaacttattttttaattattaaaattaaattaaatcaaatataattcatatttatCGATTTGCTTGTTTTGTCGGTTTGGTTAGATTAAAAATCATAGATATGACAAACTTTTTATGTGATCTAGGTGACCCAACATGAAATCATATGAATGATACATTCCAATAATTTATCTTTGTATTTTTGATTTCCTCATAAATCTACCTCATTTTCGAAAATTGATACAAATTCACTAGGTATAAAATGGCCCCAATGCTAGTTGTACAGATGAATTAAGAACTTGCATACCTTTCATACATTCAATATATCTTGTATCACTTTCCCCCAAGTTATTGTATTCAACTGTTTCTCCATCCTAGTGATACACAAGATATTCATGCAAAAAATGTTGTACAACTTTTGATAAAGCACAATTTTTGATAATGATACCATCTATATAATGTAATCGATGTAAACATTCTCAATATTTCACCATTCAAAATGGTGAATCATTATCGTAATATTTGATATTATGATTAGAAAACACCACAATGGTGGATAAAGCATAAAAATTTATGTGTAATTAAACAACGATTACGTATAATCATAATTCTAGAACTTTTGCTCAATTGAATCATATGAAGAATTAAAATAACTGTGTAATTAAAACCTGATATCtacaatcaaattttaaaattcttgcTTAATTGAATCTAATAGAAAATTTTGTATATCAATGTCTTCAAATGttgtttttttaatgtttttgatCCTTCTATTAAGattagtgtttgatttttttcttgacaaATATTGAAGAAGTAAAGATAcacacatacaaatacaagtttaACCATGTGTCTCacacgtgtaatgtttgattatttaaaattaaattaatttgtcaattgcgaagatttttaataaagagtaaaaagttcaaatcacttttcaaagatccttcatactttaatataaaaatgtaaatataaacatacatTTTAGCGTAAGCACATACATATTTTACTGCCAAAAGTTTTAAGTGGTTggtggatcatcacttttgcgtttatCATGCAATACATCTTTCTGTTGCTGCCAaaggctaagagagacacatcaatttgaaccacgTTTGTGGTAcgattaatttttttcttcattctttaaaatctatacttttataatatataactaatttttcatttgaattatattttttattttattaaatatacaaataaattttttttgcacattcgaatgttgaaaaacaaatagtcttaatcattcagttttcagatctagagacaacatcttaatcattcagatgtgcatttaGATTCAGACGTccgaatcttaaaaaaaacaaatgcaccctTAGTCATGTtataatttcattattgttgTATCATCTGTGTTAGAAATCGTAGTTGTATTGTGATTATCCCAGACTCTTCCTTTCAAGTACTTTCAGTAATCGATGATATCACATTTGCACTGTTCAGTTAAGCTTATTGTTGAGAAAATGCTCCATTTCTTAAATTCTTTATAATGTGGGAcctttttcactttaataatgtTGTCATGGTACATTTGGTTTGTACAAAAAGTTCTCCCTTTTTTTCATAAACTTCGCTAgcatttgatcataaatttttaaaatttatctttaaatatctgtttgataaaaaatttaattagattttaaaattttatatttaaatatttatttgatcataaaatttaattatatttttaaaaattattttcaaatatctgTTTAATCATTAAAATTTGATcagattttaaaattatatttttaaatatctgTTTGCTCATGAAATTTgatcagattttaaaaaaatttctttaaatatctatttgatcagattttaaaaatttttcttcaaatatttgtttgaccatgaaatttgattagattttaaaattttctttaaatgtCTCTTTGACCATGAAATTTGACCAGATTTTAAGATTTAACTTTAACTATTTGTTTATACATGAAATTTGATTGgattacaaaaatataatctttaaatattttcaagttcttATATACTGGTTAGTCTACTGGCTCAGACCAATCTAGTCTTTGGGACTTTCACTcgcaaattttttattttttattttaaaataaaatgctTATCTAAACataacttcaaatttcaaattttcaattttaaagtttCAACTTCCAAATATATGATCAAACGGAAGCTTTATATTCATTATTCAATCAAACactttcatatataaaatttaatgaGGAAAGTAAATATGAGACAAACTTTGAAACTTATAGCAAAATATCAATTTTCTCCTTCATGTCATATCAATTTTAAATCCTAAGCCCCCACCCCATCCCACCCACCCACTTCTCAAATTTTGGTTTGTGATTTCTAATTAAACATACTTAATCTTTAATTAATAATACgtatatttttttatccttatgactatgaatcttcataactttgatggatattttttttatgaattctttattttaaatagagataataccctattacccctgaactatatCCGAAAACGGCAGAGACCTATCTCAACTTAAAAGGGGTTCTATTACCcctctgaactaattaaaagtataattttaatacctttagtgcctacgtggcacatacgtggcacaacataCTGAAGTGTCcatgtaggcacacgtgtgtgccacgtatgttccacgtaggcactaagggtgtcaaaattacacttttaattagttcaggggtaatcggaccccctttaagttgaagtgtgtcacaaccattttgggtatagttcaggggggtaatagggtATTTTCTCTTTTAAATATTCAGTTTAAATAATTCGTATCCTGCTCAGATCAATAAATAAagctttttaatgaaattttagtCTTAGCTGGTCATGATTAAAAAGCCACCAATTTTGTTTTGTGAGCTAGAAATGACTATCAATTTATCTAATAAAACTTCTCGAGGCTCATGTTCTTGAGTATCAAATGATTCAACTATCGACACAATATTTATATAGCAACTCCATATTCAACGATAATATAATTCTAAAAATAATCTGGATACACATATTTCCTAATTAAAAGGACCAAActcgtattttcattaattaaaaattactcccccgttttaaaaagaataaccGACTTtcttttttcatctctttttctaaaaaatgactctttttctttttataacaATAATTTGTTGGGTTCAAACTGTGtatgaagtgtgaatggaaaatgaaaaatgaaaaatggaaaatggtGGAGGAAAG
Proteins encoded:
- the LOC107849566 gene encoding uncharacterized protein LOC107849566; protein product: MGFTSYAEISESLHRTRKFFLLCNYILLGAASSCIFLTLSLRLIPSLSGFFLILLHIFTIGGAVFGCSAVSTNSSMGKWYGPHMVFTVLTAILQGSVFVLIFTRTGDFLGKLKSYVREEDGEMILRLAGGLCALVFCLEWVVLTLAFFLKYYAYVEGDGNVVGGSIAMKRSAKVQDEEDIKNWPWPFQV